GGGTTTTGCGGACTTGGGCGACGGAATCCGCGCCTACATCATCAGCCGCTGATCGAGCGTGGCCAGGGGCTCCAGGTGGGTGGAACCGCCACTGTCGAGCACCCGTGTGAGCAGCTCCAGGAACGACGTCCCCACCACGGGGATTTCAGCGGGCGTCTGCGCGGAGGTCAGCACGGGCACCCGCAACCTGGCGCCCTGCATGAAGCTCCAGCCCTGGATTTCGTCCTCGCCCACGGGGGGCCGGGGCTCGAGCTGGCTCGCATTCAACCGGACCACGCACGCGTTCGACTTCCTGTAGGCATCTCGCCACGCCAGCACGGTTCCATCCGGCAGGTCCATGAGCGCCACGACGGTGATTCGCTCCGAGCCTTCCGCGTCCACGGCGATGCGAATCTCCGCATGGTCCGTGCACGGCCGGATGCGCCAGGCGTTCTCACCGGAGAACAGCGTGGCCTCTTCAATGTGGGCGAAGAGGGCATTGAGCTCCGCGGTGCCCTGGAACGCGTCCACACGGGTGGCGCGCGTCGCGGTGTGCTCCGCGAAGATGCGCTCGATGAGGGATTGAGCGGAGGTGCCGCCATCCTTCACGGTGACGCCCACCCGGGGAATCAGCGCGCCCGCGTCATCCACCTCGACCGCGAGGACACCCGCTTCCAGTGTCCACGCCTCGGACTCGCCGCGCCCCGGGAGCGTCACCTTCAAAGGCACGCTCGACAGTCCCGCCGGAGCGTCCTGCAACGCCAGCCCAGGCCCTTCATACCACCTGTCCGAAGCCGCTTTCGCGCACGAGGCCATCAGCTCCGCGTGCGAGGTCTTCAGCATGGGGTTCCGGCTCGAGAAGCTCCCATGGCCTGCGACATAGGGGATCAGCCGGGCAATCCAACCCGTAGCCCTGTCCCACCCATAGGCCTTCGCGGGTTTGTACATCTCCTTCCAGTACTCGCGGTCGGGCCGTCCCTCGGACGCGCTCACGAACGCATCCATGATGGGAATCAACGACGACGTCCACCACGACAGGTCCAGCTCCTGGATGACATCGATGCGGCGGCGGATGGCCTTCCAGTCCTCCGGCGTCCCCAGCAAGGTGACGCGCGGGATGCCGCAGACACAGGCCATCACGAAGTCGAAGTACGGCGACATCGCGTCCATCAACACCACGTCGCCCGCCATCCGCTCGACGTCCGTGCTGGTGGAGAAGTCACATGACAGCAGCCGGGGCATCCCCTGTCCCAGCGCTTCACGGAGCTGATGACGAAATGAGGAGAACAGGAGCAGGTAATCCGAGTCCGTCTCCGGCAGGCCGCCCACATCGACCGTCAACGTCTTGCGCCCCTCATGCCGGACGATGCGGCTCCGGAGCGCCTCCGCGTTCAACCGGACGTGCTGGGCCACGCCCTGCGCGATGGTGAGCCACACAGCGTCCGGGGAGAGCACCAGCGGCCGATGCTCCGCGAAGGCCGCGTGAACGGCGGCGAGCAACGGATGGATGCCCTTCATCTCCAGTACCCGGGTGTCCCGCCCGGGCGCCATCCAACGCACGTCTTGAATCAGCGTCCCCAACAGCGTCATCACGGGAGGCGCGGAGGCCTCCTCGACGGAATCCACCTCGAACGTCACCATTTGCATCCCCCTCACGGTGGCCAGGATTGTACGGGGCGCCCACTCCCCGTCGGGGCCTCACGCCCCAGTGACCGCATCCTGACGAGGCGCGTGCGCCGCGTCCTCAGCCCCCGGGTGCGGCCATGCCCCACCCCGGTCGCGCCCGTCAGCCAGGGACAGCGCTCACTCGAACTCGAGCGCGCGCTGGAAGTCCGCCGGGTTGGAGGCCGCGCTCTGCGCCGTCTCCAGGGTGATGAGCCCCTCGCGGTAGAGCTGCGTCAGGTGCTGGTCGAAGGACTGCATGCCGAACATGTCGCGGCCCTTCTCGATGACGTCCTTCAGCTCGTTGGCGCGGTCGTCACGGATGTACTGCTCCACCGTCTTCGTCTGCACCATGATTTCCAGCGCCACCGTGCGGCCCTTGCCGCTGGCCCGAGGCAGCAGGCGCTGCGACACCGTGGCCTTCAGACAGTCCGCCAGACGCATGCGCACCATCGTCTGCTCTTCGGCGGGGAACACGGACACCAGGCGGTTGATGGTGCGGGACGCGTCCGTGGTGTGCACCGTGGAGAGCACCAGGTGGCCCGTCTCCGACGCCTTGAGCGCGATGTCGATGGTCTCCGTGTCGCGCATCTCGCCGACGAGGATGACGTCCGGGTCCTGGCGCAGCGCCGCGCGCAGGGCAATCGCGAAGCTCTGCGTGTCCGGGCCAATCTCCCGCTGGGAGATGGACGACTTGATGTTCTTGTAGATGAACTCGATGGGGTCCTCGATGGTGAGGACGTGCAGGTTCTCCGTGCGGTTGATGTGGTCAATCATCGACGCCAGCGTGGAGCTCTTGCCCGACCCCGTGGCCCCCGTCACCAGCACCAGCCCGCGCTCGTTGCCGGCAATCTTCTTCAGCACCTGCGGCAATCCCAGCCCATCGATGGTTGGGATTTCATCCGGGATGATGCGAAGGATGCACGCCAGCGAGCCGCGCTGCCGGTAGATGTTCACGCGGAAGCGCGCCACACCCGGCAAGCTGTAGGAGGCGTCGCACTCCTGCAGCGTATCGATTTGCTGCTTCATCGCCGGATCCGACACGACGTGGATCGCCACCTGCCGCGTGTGGTCCGCGTGAAGCTTTTCCATCTTCAAGGGCCGGAGTGCGCCGTTCACCCGGTAGATGGGCGGGTCCCCCGGCCGGAAGTGGATGTCCGATGCACCGTTCTGCACACCGACCGCGAGCAGCTTGTTGAGCGTTGCCAGATCCAGGGGAGTCTTCCTCTTCAGCTAGGAGAACCCCGGAGTCTAGGCTGACACGCATCCCTTGCACATGGTGTGCAATTACCCCGGGGCGGGCACCAGGGTCAGCTCGGCAATCTCAGGCGTGGGCCCCAGCCGCAGCGGCGGTCCCCAGTAGCCCGTCCCTCTGTGGGTATAGACGCGCACCCCGGCGATGGTGGCCAGACCGCGCACCACCGGTTGCTGCAACTTGATGAAGAACATGAAGGGAAACATCTGCCCTCCGTGCGTATGACCGGAAAGCTGCAGGTCCACCATCACGCCAGACTTCGCCACCCGCAGGGCCGTCCGCGGCTGGTGCGCCAACAACAGACGCGGCACGCCCTGTGGGGCCCCCTGCAGCGCCCGCTCCGGACTGCTGGCATGCGAGGGGATGATGTGGCCCGCGTCGTAATCCGTCACTCCGGCGATGGTCAGCCGCGCGCCGTCGCGCTCCACCACCCGGTGCTCGTTCTGGAGGGCGGTGAGGCCCAGACGCTCGACCTCCG
This genomic window from Myxococcus hansupus contains:
- a CDS encoding type IV pilus twitching motility protein PilT, encoding MKRKTPLDLATLNKLLAVGVQNGASDIHFRPGDPPIYRVNGALRPLKMEKLHADHTRQVAIHVVSDPAMKQQIDTLQECDASYSLPGVARFRVNIYRQRGSLACILRIIPDEIPTIDGLGLPQVLKKIAGNERGLVLVTGATGSGKSSTLASMIDHINRTENLHVLTIEDPIEFIYKNIKSSISQREIGPDTQSFAIALRAALRQDPDVILVGEMRDTETIDIALKASETGHLVLSTVHTTDASRTINRLVSVFPAEEQTMVRMRLADCLKATVSQRLLPRASGKGRTVALEIMVQTKTVEQYIRDDRANELKDVIEKGRDMFGMQSFDQHLTQLYREGLITLETAQSAASNPADFQRALEFE
- a CDS encoding DUF4419 domain-containing protein; amino-acid sequence: MVTFEVDSVEEASAPPVMTLLGTLIQDVRWMAPGRDTRVLEMKGIHPLLAAVHAAFAEHRPLVLSPDAVWLTIAQGVAQHVRLNAEALRSRIVRHEGRKTLTVDVGGLPETDSDYLLLFSSFRHQLREALGQGMPRLLSCDFSTSTDVERMAGDVVLMDAMSPYFDFVMACVCGIPRVTLLGTPEDWKAIRRRIDVIQELDLSWWTSSLIPIMDAFVSASEGRPDREYWKEMYKPAKAYGWDRATGWIARLIPYVAGHGSFSSRNPMLKTSHAELMASCAKAASDRWYEGPGLALQDAPAGLSSVPLKVTLPGRGESEAWTLEAGVLAVEVDDAGALIPRVGVTVKDGGTSAQSLIERIFAEHTATRATRVDAFQGTAELNALFAHIEEATLFSGENAWRIRPCTDHAEIRIAVDAEGSERITVVALMDLPDGTVLAWRDAYRKSNACVVRLNASQLEPRPPVGEDEIQGWSFMQGARLRVPVLTSAQTPAEIPVVGTSFLELLTRVLDSGGSTHLEPLATLDQRLMM